The Microbacterium sp. LKL04 sequence GCGGCGCGCGTGTCGACCCAGGGCGAGCAGACCCTCGCGGCGGCGGCCGACGGCTCCGAGGCGACAGGGCGCGACCGCGGCCTCATCAACTACCTGATGCGCGATCGGCACGGCTCGCCGTTCGAGCACAACTCGATGACCTTCTACGTGCAGGCGCCGATCTTCGTCTTCCGCGAGTTCATGCGCCACCGGATGGCGTCGTACAACGAGGAGTCGGGTCGATACCGCGAGCTCCGCCCCGTCTTCTACGTCCCCGCGCCCGAGCGCAACCTCGTGCAGGTCGGCAAGCCCGGCGCGTACAACTTCCTCCCCGGATCCGACGAGCAGGTCGAGCTCGTCGCCCGCGAGACGCGCGAGGCATCCGTCGCCGCTTTCGAGAGCTACCAGCGGATGCTGGATTCCGGCATCGCCCGCGAAGTCGCCCGCATCGTCCTGCCGCTCAACATCATGTCGTCCATGTACGTGACGGTGAACGCGCGGTCGCTCATGAACTTCCTGTCGCTGCGCACGACGCGGGAGGGCACGCACTTCCCGTCGTTCCCGCAGCGCGAGATCGAGATGTGCGCCGAGAAGATGGAGAACGTCTGGCGGGAGCTCATGCCGCTGACGTACGCGGCGTTCAACGCGAACGGGCGAGTCGCCCCCTGAGCCTCGGCGCGTCCTAGGCTGACGCGCATGAACCGCACCGCACTCGTCACGGGCGCGAGCTCCGGGATCGGAGCCGAGTACGCCCGGCAGCTGTCCGCGCGCGGCGCCGACGTCGTCCTCGTCGCGCGCGACCATGCGGCCCTCGAGGCCCTCGCCGCCGAGCTCGACGAACGCGGCGGGCATGCCGAGGTCCTCGTCGCGGACCTCCTGGACCCGGGCCAGCGGCACCGTGTCGAACAGCGACTCGAGCAGGGCGTCGACCTCCTCGTCAACAGCGCTGGGTACGGCCTGTCGCTCGGGTTCGCATCGGGCGACATCGAGGACGAGGCCCGGCACCTCGAGCTGCACGTGGAGGTCACGATGCGGCTCACCCGGGCCGCGCTCCCGGCGATGCTCGCGCGCGGCCGGGGCCGCATCCTGAACATCGCGTCCGTCGCGGGACTCATCCCGCGGGGGACGTACGGCGCGGCCAAGGCGTGGGTGGTGAGCTTCAGCCGCTGGGCGAACGCGGTCTACGCACCGACGGGCGTGACGGTGACGGCCGTCTGCCCCGGCTTCGTCCACACGAACTTCCACGAGCGGCTCGGGCTCCCTCCGGGGGAGGAGGGCGTCGCACGCTGGATGTGGCTGACCGCCCCGAAGGTGGTCCGCGAATCCCTGAGGGATGCCGCGCACGGCCGGGCCGTCAGCATCCCGTCCCTCCGTTACAAGGCGCTCGTCGCCGTGTCGCGCCTGCTGCCCGACCGACTCGTGGTCGCCGCCGCCTCCCGCGGCCGCTGACGCGAAAGACCGGTCCGTCCCGCGACGCCCCGGGGCACAGGGGTATGGCACGGCGCGTCGTGTCCTCCGCCGGTCTTTCCATCCGGGATGCCGCACGTCGA is a genomic window containing:
- the thyX gene encoding FAD-dependent thymidylate synthase — its product is MSERPESPEIEFRSDVTVELVRSSASDSDVLFAARVSTQGEQTLAAAADGSEATGRDRGLINYLMRDRHGSPFEHNSMTFYVQAPIFVFREFMRHRMASYNEESGRYRELRPVFYVPAPERNLVQVGKPGAYNFLPGSDEQVELVARETREASVAAFESYQRMLDSGIAREVARIVLPLNIMSSMYVTVNARSLMNFLSLRTTREGTHFPSFPQREIEMCAEKMENVWRELMPLTYAAFNANGRVAP
- a CDS encoding SDR family NAD(P)-dependent oxidoreductase encodes the protein MNRTALVTGASSGIGAEYARQLSARGADVVLVARDHAALEALAAELDERGGHAEVLVADLLDPGQRHRVEQRLEQGVDLLVNSAGYGLSLGFASGDIEDEARHLELHVEVTMRLTRAALPAMLARGRGRILNIASVAGLIPRGTYGAAKAWVVSFSRWANAVYAPTGVTVTAVCPGFVHTNFHERLGLPPGEEGVARWMWLTAPKVVRESLRDAAHGRAVSIPSLRYKALVAVSRLLPDRLVVAAASRGR